The nucleotide sequence GACCGGCACTGCCGCGCCTTCCACCGCACGCTCTCGCGCCGCGCCCGGCTCTACACGGAGATGGTCACCACCGGCGCCGTCCTGCACGGGCCGCGCGAGCGGCTGCTCGGCTTCTCCGCGATGGAGCACCCGGTGGCGCTGCAGCTCGGCGGCTCCGACCCGGAGGCGCTCGCCGCCTCGGCGCGCATCGCCGCCGATCTCGGCTACGACGAGGTGAACCTCAACGTCGGTTGCCCGTCCGACCGGGTGCAGGAGGGACGCTTCGGTGCCTGCCTGATGCGCGAGCCCGCCCTCGTGGCGGCGTGCGTCGCCGCCATGAAGGCGGCCGTGCGGGTGCCTGTGACGGTGAAGTGCCGCATCGGCGTCGACGATCAGGACCCCGAAGTCGCCCTCGACACACTGGCTGAGGCCGTGACCGCGGCGGGCGTAGACGGGCTCGTGGTGCACGCCCGCAAGGCCTGGCTCCAGGGCCTCTCGCCGAAGGAGAACCGGGACGTTCCGCCTCTCGATTACGGCCGCGTCGCCCGGCTGAAGCGGGCGTATCCAGACATGCCGATGGCCGTCAACGGCGGGATCGCCACCTTGGCTGAGGCGCAAGACAGGCTTGCGGAGGTCGACGGGGTGATGGTCGGCCGCGCCGCCTATACCGAGCCGGCGCTCCTCCTAGCAGTCGATCCGGAGATCTTCGGCGAGCCGGCGCCGCATGCCGACGCCTTCGCGGCGATCGAGGCCTTCGAGCCCTACATCGCGGACGTGGTCGCCCGCGGCGAACGGCTGCACGCGGTGACGCGGCACATGCTCGGCCTGTTCAACGGGCGCCCCGGCGCGCGCGCCTTCCGGCGCCACCTCTCGACCGTCGGGATGCGTCCAGAGGCCGATCTTGGGACGCTGCGCGAGGCGATAGCCCACGTCGCCCGAGCCGAGGAACGGCGGGCGGCGTAGCGTCCGACCCTCACCTAACGCTCGGGCTCCGGGGACACGGCAGCCCAGGCCGGGTCAGGCTTCGCCACTGCAGTCTCGCGGTCGTCCTGCCAGCCCTCGACCCCTTCCGGGAACCAGTAGACCTTGGTGTAGCCGGCGAGCACGAGGCGGCGGCCTGCGTTCCAGCTGCCCCAGCATTCCGGCCGGCAGAAGGTGACCACCGCCCGGCCCTTGTCTCCGCCGGTCAACGCCTCGACCCGCCGAAGGAACGCGGCCTCGCGCTCCGGGCTCAGGGGAGCGACACCGGCCCCGGGCATCCAGACGGCGCCGGGCAGCGAGCGATGAGTCGGCAGCCAGGGGCGGTCCGCCGGGAAGTTCGCGGGCTTGCGGTCGGCCACCACCACGTCGAGCAGCACCGGCTTGTCCGGCAGCATCGCGGCGAGCCGGTCCGCGTCGATCACGGCGGCGCCGGTCAGGGTGGCGGGCGTGTAACCGCGCTGAGGCCCGGTCCAGAGCCCGTCGGGTTCCGGGACGTTCACCGGCGAGTCGGCGGGCGCGGCCGCGGCGAGGAGCACCAGCGCGGCGATCGCCGCCGCGCCTCTCGGGCCGATCCGCATCGGCTCAGTTGCTCGCGCTCGGCACGGTGAAGCTGTGCTCCCAGCGACCGCCCTGGTTGTCGGTCGCCGTCACCTTCACCGGGCCGGCCGGCAGGAAGGCGAAGTTGATCACCGGATTCGAGGCGATCGAGATGTCGCCGTCCATGACGAAGACGTTCTTCGTGCCGGTGTCGACCGTGACCTTGTTGACGTAGCGCGCGGGCGTGTAGTCGCGGGTGACCTGATTCATCTGCATGCCCGAGAAGTTCGGGTGGCGGATCATCAGCGTCGCCTCGACCGGCTTGCCCGCCTGCGCCTCGCCCGCGAACTTCATCCGCATCTCGCCCATGCCCTTCATGGCCTCCTCGTCGCTCATCCCCATCGGGGCGGAGCAACCGCCGGAGGCCTTGACGAACTTCGTCGTCTCGTAGAGCGCGCCGTCCTTGGTCTCGGCGACCGCGTGGACGTTCGTGTAGTTGTTGACGCGAACGCGAAGCTTCAGCTCGCTCGGATCGGCGGCCGGGCCGAAGCGGAAATGGGCGGCGTAGGGCGAGGGGTTGTCGTCGATCACGAGGTGCACCGCCTGCACCTTGTCCTTCTCGGGCATGGTCAGGGTGATCGGCACCAGGGCGGCATCCTCGGCGCGCTTCGGCGCCTCGACCTTCACGAGCGTGTCGGTCGGCTGGATCTGGCGATCCTTGAAGATCGAGGCGGCGACGTCGCGCCAGCGCGCCTCCCGCTCGGCATCGCTGTCGGAGGAGCCGGCGGCGGAGACGGCGCCCGACAGTCCGGTGGCGAGCAGGACGCCGAAGGCGAGGGGGGCGAGCTTCGTTGCGAGCGTCATGGCGTTCCTCCTGGATAGATTTATGTAAGGTCCGCGCCGGCTATTCCCACTCGAGTTCCTTGTAGGCGACGGTCACGTTCCTGGCATTGTAGTCGTCGAACAGGTCCCACTTGCCCCGCTCGGACTGCGCGACGGTGGCGACGGCCTTCTCGATCGAAAGGTCCGCGGCGATCGCCTTGCGGGTCTCCTCGCGCAATGTGCCGAGATAGCGGGCGAGATCGGCGAGCGCCGGCACGAGATCGACGCGCACCGGGCCGTGGCCGGGCACGGCCTGCGCCGCCCCGGAGGCCTTCAGCCGCTCGATCTCCTTCAGCCAGCCGTTCAGGTTACCGTCGAGGGAGGGGATGCGCCCGACCGAGAGCAGATCGCCCGTGAACAGGAGTCCGCTGCCCGTGTCGGTCATCGAGAGGTCGCAGGTCGTGTGCGCGGTCGGATGGGCTGTGACGCGCAGGGTGCGGTCGCCAAGATCGATCTGCGCGGAGTCGGTCACGGCAAGGGTCGGGTAGACCACGGTGCCGGCTTTGTCGGCCCCGAGCACCTCCTCCAGGCGCTTGCGGTAGTACTCGCCGCGGGCCTCCAGGGCCGCCCGCAGGGCGTGGTGGCCGATGAAGGACGGCTTGTCCTCGGTGAAGGCCGCCGCACCGAAGCAATGGTCCGGGTGGACGTGGGTCATCACGACGTGGCGGATCGGCTTGTCGGTGCGCTTGCGGATCTCGCCGCGCAGCCACTGCCCGTCGGCGAGGCTGCCGCCCGATTCCGTCACCAGGACGCCGTCGCGGCCGATGATGAAGCCCGTGTTGGCGATCGCGTCGGCGTTGCCGGGCGCGGCCTCGGTGTTGGGTCCGCGCCGCACGAAGACGCCGGGCCCCACCTCTTCCAGGACCAGCGCCTCGGCCCGCACGCGGCCGGGCAGGCAGCAGAGGCAGAACCCGCCGAAGGCCGTCGCGAGCGCCTCCCGGCGCGAGAGCGCGGCACGCGCGCCGTTTCCCGACGCGGCAGCAGGTGCCCGCATGTCTCGCCTCCCTGATCGTTGCCGACCATTGAGGCGCATGCATCCGCGGCGTCAAGCGAGCCGCGCCGGTCCTGTCGGGACCGGGTCCAAGTGCCTCAGCCCGGCTGGCCGATCTCGGCCGCGAGGAAGCGGGCATGGCCCTCGGCCCGCAGCCGGCAGGCCGGGCATGTGCCGCAGCCGTAGCCCCAGGCGTGGCGACTCCCACGCTCGCCGAGGTAGCAGGTGTGGCTGTCCTCCACGATCAGGTCGACGAGGCCTTGGCCGCCGAGGTCGTGCGCGAGCGACCAGGTCCGCGCCTTGTCGATCCACATCAGCGGGGTGTGCAGCACGAAGCGGCGGTCCATGCCGAGGTTCAGCGCCACCTGCATCGCCTTGATCGCGTCGTCGCGGCAATCGGGATAGCCAGAGAAGTCGGTCTCGCACATGCCGCCGACGATGTGGCGGATCCCCCGCCGGTAGGCGAGCGCCGCCGCAAAGGTGAGGAAGACGAGGTTGCGGCCCGGCACGAAGGTGTTGGGCAGGCCGGAGGCCGCGTAGCCGATCTCGGCCTCGCGGGTCAGCGCCGTGTCGGAGACTTGGCCCAGCGCGTCGAGGGCCAGCGTGTGGTCGTCCCCGAGGCGCCGGCCCCAGGCGGGCACGAGGCGCGCGAGGCCGGTGCGGAGCCGCGCGCGGGCCTCGAGCTCGATCCGGTGGCGCTGGCCGTAGTCGAAGCCGAGCGTCTCGACGCGGGCGTAGCGGTCGAGCGCCCAGGCGAGGCAAGTGGCCGAGTCCTGCCCCCCTGAGAACAGCACCAGCGCGCGGTCGTCGCCGATCTCACTCACCCGCGTACTCCGCCCAGGACATCGGGGTCTCGTAGACCCGCACCGACGCGAGGCCCGGCAGGCCCGCCTTGGCCCGATGCCAGATCCAGGCCGCGATGTGCTCGGCGGTGGGGTTCTCGAGCCCCTCGATGTCGTTGAGCGTGTGGTGGTCGAGGCGCTCCAGCAGGGGCCGGAAGATCTCCTCGATGTCGTAGAAGTCGATCACCCAGCCGGTCCGGGGATCGACCGCGCCCGCTACCGTCAGCTCGACCCGGTAGGAATGGCCGTGCATCCGGTGGCAGCGATGCGTCGCGGGCACGTTCGGCAGACGGTGCGCCGCCTCGAAGGTGAAGGCCTGGGTGATCTTCATGGCTTACGTCTTGGTCAGCGATGCGGCTCGTGTGCCGGCATCCGGTCGGGCCACCCCATAGCGTGTTCAAGCCCTTCCGGGCAAAGCGCGTTCTCAGGTCTGGGCCCTGCCCGAGACGCCGGCCTGCGCGAAGGTGGCCATGTCCCGGTGGCAGGCGAGTGCCCCCTTCAGCAGGCCGATCGCCAGGGCGGCGCCGGAGCCCTCGCCGAGGCGCATGCCGAGCGCCAGCAGGGGCTTGAGGCCGAGCCGCTCCAAGACCTCGGCGTGCGCGCCCTCCGCCGATACGTGGCCGGCGAGGCAATGGTCGAGGGCGCGCGGGTCAAGGGCGTGCAGCACGGCCGCCGCCGCGGTCGAGACATAGCCGTCGATCACCACCGGTACCCGCTGCAGGCGGGCTGCCAGGATCGCGCCCGCCATCGCGGCGATCTCGCGCCCGCCGAGCCGGCGCAGCACCTCCAGCGGGTCGTCGAGATGGCCGGCGTGGTGGGCGAGCGCCGCCTCGACGGCCGCGACCTTGCGGGCATACCCCGCCGCGTCGACCCCGGTGCCGCGGCCGACCCAGTGCGCGGCGTCACCGCCGAACAGGGCGGCGTAGATCGCCGCCGCGATCGTGGTGTTGCCGATGCCCATCTCGCCGAGCCCCAGGCAGTCGGTGCCGGCCGCGATCGATTCCATGCCGAAGGCCATGGTGGCGACGCAGCCGCGCTCGTCCAGCGCCGGGCCCTCGCAGATGTCGCCGGTCGGCACGTCGAGGGCGAGGTCGAACACCTTGAAGCCGAGGCCGTAGGTGGCGCAGATCTGGTTGATCGCAGCCCCCCCGGCGGCGAAGTTGTCGAGCATCTGCCGGTTGACCGCGTCGGGGAAGGCCGAGACGCCGCGCCGCGTCACGCCGTGGCTCGCCGCGAAGACGCAGACCAGCGGCCGGTCAAGCGAGGGCGGCGCCTTGCCCTGCCAGGCGGCGAGCCACGCGACCAGCTCCTCCATGCGGCCGAGCGCGCCCGCGGGCTTCGTCAGCTGCGCCTCGCGCGCCGCGACCGCGCCCACGGCCTCCGCGTCGGCCTCGGGCATGGTGGCGACGAGGCGGCGGATGTCGGCGAAGGGGCTCTCGGGGCGGCTCTCGGTCATGTGCGCAATCCTGTGGGCGGCCGGCGCGGCGGCTGCGGCGGGGCCCGGCGAGCACGCTATAGTGCCGCCGGGCCGGGGGGTGAAGGCGCCGGCCGCCCAGGGCTCGGGCGGCGGAGGGAGCGCGGGCGATGGGCGAGCGATCCTCGGGCGGGGAGGCCGACTGGCCGGGCCGCTTCCTCCTGCACGATCTGGCCGCCTGCCTGCGCTTCTACTCGCGCCTGCCGGTGCCGCATCTCGGGCCCGGCGACCCGTACGCGGCGCCCGACTTCACGACGGTGCCCCGGATGCTGCCGGTCGCGGGCCTGATCCTGGCCCTGCCGGCGGCCGGCGCGCTGCTGGCGGCCTGGGCGCTCGGCCTCGGGCCTTTCCTCGCGGCGGTGCTGGCGCTCGCGGTCTCCGTCGTCGTGACCGGCGCCCTGCACGAGGACGGGCTCGCCGATGTCGCGGACGGGTTCGGCGGCGCGACGCGGGAGCGGCGCCTGGAGATCATGCGCGACAGCCGGATCGGCGCCTACGGGGCGACGACTCTCGTCCTGGCGCTGTTGCTGCGGATCGGGGCCCTCGCCACCCTGCTCGACAGGGTCGCCGCAGTGGCGGCGGTCGCGCTGCTCCTCGCCGCAGCGCTCTCGCGGGTGGCGGCGCTGCTGCCGATGGTGCTGCTCGGGCCGGCTCGGCCGGACGGGCTCAGCTCGGCGGTGGGCCGCCCGAGCCGCGGGACGCTCGGTGTTGCCGCCGGGTTCGGCCTCGTGCTGGCGCTCCTCGCCCTGCCGTTCGGGCTGCCCGCCCACGGCATCCTCCTGATGCTGCTGCTCTCCGGCCTCGCCGCCCTCGCGCTGACGCGGCTCGCCGCCTCCCGGATCGGCGGGCAGACCGGGGATGTCGTCGGCGCCTGCCAGCAGGCGGCGGAGATTGCGGGCCTCCTCGGCCTGATCGCCTGCCTGCCGGCCTGACGCCCGGTGCCGGCCTGACGACCGGTGCTGCCCTGATCGCCTGCCTGGCGCCCAGTGCCGGCCCGACGCGGGCCCGCACCGCACTTGATCTGCGGGCGGATCGGCGGGCAAGTGGGGGCATGTCGCAGAAGCCGTCGAGTCCCTGCACCAAGGTCTGCATCCTCGATGCGGAGACCGGCCTCTGTCGCGGATGCGGGCGCACCCGCGACGAGATCGCCGCCTGGGGCCTGCTCGGCGAGCCGCAGCGGCGCGCGATCATGGCGGGACTGGCGGCGCGGCTCGACGCGGCCTATCCGTCGCGCGCGGCCGAGCCGGCGATCTCCGGGTGACCCGTCGATGATCCAGTACCTGGCAATCGCCGCGATCCTGGCCGTGGTGGCCGCCCTCATCATCACGGACGGGACGGGCAGCGTGGCCGGCGTCGAGCCGGACACGCTTGCGGGCGTGGCTTTCGGGGTCGGCACCCTGGTGCTGGTCACCGCGGGCTACTGGCGCCGCTTCGGCAGCGGTCTCGGCGTCAACCTGCGCCACGCCTTGATCTGGCTCGCGCTCGGGCTCGCCTGCATCGTCGGGTACAGCTACCGCGACGAGATCCAGGGCGTCAGATCCCGGGTCGTCGGCGAGCTGCGGCCGGGCACCGCCGTCGTCTCGGGCCAGACCGTCGCCATCGTCCGGCGGCAGGACGGGGATTTCGAGGTCGAGGCCGAGGTGAACGGCCGGGTCCAGACCTTCGCGTTCGATACCGGCGCCAGCGCCGTGGTGCTCACCGCCGAGAACGCCGCCGCGCTCGGGATCCGCCCGGGCGACAACGACTTCACGACGCGGGTCTCGACGGCGAACGGCACGGCCTACGCCGCGCCGATCCTCATCGACGCGATCAGCATCGGCCCGATCACCGAGCGGCGCATCCCGGCCCTCGTCGCCCGCACGGGCGCGCTGGCGCAGAACCTTCTGGGCCAGAGCTTCCTGACGCGGCTGCCCGGCTACGAGGTGCGCGGCGACCGGCTGATCCTGCGGGGCCGCTGAGCGGGCGCGGGGGGCGACAAAGGCGGGCTTTCGGCGGGCGGTGGGGTTTTTCAGGGGCGCCGAGCCCGTATAACCCGCCGCAGGCCGGGGACGGGTCACGGACCCGCCGGAAGCCGTGCCGAGGACATCCTGCCGAGGACACCCCGCCCATGTCACAGGTCGTGCAATCCCGCCGCCGCAGCGCCGTCGACATCGCCAAGGCCAAGGCCGAGGGGCGCAAGATCATCTCGCTCACCGCCTATCACGCCCACACGGCCTCGATCCTCGACCCTTACTGCGACTTCATCCTGGTCGGCGATTCGCTCGGCATGGTCATGCACGGGATGGAATCGACGCTGCCTGTCACCCTGGAGATGATGATCCTTCAGGCGCAGGCGGTGATGCGGGGCACGAGCCGCGCCCTCGTGGTGGTCGACATGCCCTTCGGCAGCTACGAGGCGAGCCGCGAGCAGGCCTTCATGAGCGCGGCCCGCATCCTGAAGGAGACCGGCGCGGGCGCGGTGAAGCTCGAGGGCGGCGCGCGCTTCGCCGAGACGGTCGCCTTCCTGACCCAGCGCGGCGTGCCGGTGATGGGCCATATCGGGCTCACCCCCCAGTCTGTGAACACGATGGGCGGCTTCCGGGTGCAGGGCAGGGGCCCGGACGGCGAGCGCCTGCTCCTGGAGGATGCCCGCGCGATCAGCGAGGCGGGCGCCTTCGCGATCGTGCTGGAGGGCATCGTGGAGCCGGTGGCCCGCGCCATCGCGGCAGCGCCCGAAGTCACCGCCGCCACGATCGGGATCGGCGCCTCGTCCACCTGCGACGGCCAGATCCTCGTGCTGGAGGACATGCTGGGGCTCTCCGAGCGCACACCGAAATTCGTCAAGCAGTTCGGCTCGCTGCGTGCCCATATCGAGGGTGCGGTGAAGACCTACGCCGAGGAGGTCCGCGCCGGCCGCTTCCCCGAGGACGCGCACACCTACGCGGACAAGTGAGGCTCACGCTCGGCGTGGCGTCACGGTGCGCTGAGCCTGCCGCTAGAGCACGATGCGGAAAAGTGGAATCCGGTTTTCCGCATCGTGCGACCACAAAGAGATAGAGCGTGCTGCTGTTTCCGTGGAAACGCCGCACGCTCTAGCGGCGCGCCATCCCGTATTCGGACCGCTCCGCGCGGCGCCAGCGCAGATAGGCCTGATAGACCGCCTCCTTGTCGGCGGCGGCGCCCTGCGGCTGCTCGCTGAGGAAACGCTCGACCTCGCCCTGGGACGGCGTGTCACCGCGGTGGCTGTCGAGCCAATCCTGCGCCGGCTGGAACCGGGTCCAGCCCGGGACGGCGGCCGCGAGGTTCACCTCGCGCCATTTCGGATGATGCTGGGGCGCCAGGAACCGGTCGAACCGGTCGAAGAAGGCGGCGGTGAAGCGCTCCAGCTTCCTGTAGCGCTCAGAACCCTTCGGGTGATTGTAGACGCCGAGGATCGTGCCGACCGCGAGCGTCTCGACGGGTTTCGAGCCGTCGACGAGCTTCGGGTAGTCGGCGCCCGTCAGCGTGGCGGGCACGTAGGCCTCGCCGATCCGGTCGCTGTAGGGCACCGTGACGAGGTGGAACCGGCCTGCCGGCTCGAAGCCGGCGACGATCGCGACGGGTCGGGCGGCCACCGAGACGACCGCATCGAGCTCACCCCGGCGCAGCATCTCGAGGGCCGTCGGCTGGTCCACGTTGACCGCCTCGACCGCGACGCCGAGTTCGCGGAACATGGCGCGCCCGCTGTAATCCGTCCCGCTGCCCTTCACGTCGAAGCTGACGCGCTTGCCCGCGAGTTCGCCGACCGCGCCCACTTCCTTCGGGGCGATGACGTGGAGTTCGTCGTTGAAGAGCTTGGCGATGTAGTGGATCCGCTTCTCGATCTCCTTGAGGCGCTTGTCCTGGCGCAGCTGGTCCAGGGTATCGGTGCGCACGAAGCCGAGATCGACCCCTTTCAGGAAGCGGAGGTCGTAGGCGTTGGCCCCGGCGCCCCGGCCCAGGATGGGGAGGATGCGGAGCCTGTCGCCGTCGTCGAGGACGAAGGCGAGGTCGGCCCCGGTGCGGAAATAGGTGCCGCCGGGCGTGCCGGTGACGATCGAGACGGTGTTGGCGTTCAGCGTCTCGCTGAGCGCCGTCTCGGTCGCCGAGTCCTGGGCGGCGGGCCGCTTCTGCGCCGCGGCGTCCCGCGCCAGCCCCGCGGCGAGAAGCAGCGCGAAGGCTGTCGCGCAGGCCAGCCTCCAGGCCGCCCTCCAGGCCGTCGCACAGGATCGGACCGCCCTCATGCCCCTCGTCCCCATCGCCGTGCTCCCTCGGATTGATGGCTCAGCGCGCCGCCTCGGCGACGCTCTTGGGATCGCGCAGGCCGGCTGCGGCTGCCCGGGCGTAGAGCGCGCTCGCGCGCTCCGGATCGGGGCGCAATCCGTGGACGCGCCAAGCGCGCAGCATCTTCGGATCGCAGGTCTGGGCGAGCAGGAAGGTGGCGCGGGCATCGCCCCGCGCGACCAGATGTTCAAGCACGAGCTGGGCGCCGCTGATATCGCCCGATCGGATGAGCCGCTCGGCCCGTGCCAGCAGGGGCGCGTTCTGGGGATCCGAGGGCGGGGCCGCCGCCTGCGGGGTCGGCGCGGGTGGTTCGCCGGGGCCCGGCGCTCGCGCGGCTGCCGGTCCAACTGCAGGTCCGACTGCGGTCGCTTCCGTCCGGGCGACCGCGGCCTCGGCGCGGCGCTGGGCCGGTGCGGGATCCGGCGCCTCGATGTCCGCGGCGGTCGCCGCCGGTCGGATGGCGGGCGGCGTGACGGGCGCGGCGGCGACGGGCGTGGGCGCTGGGGCAGGCGCGGGGGCAGGCACGGCGCGTTCCTGCCGCGGCTGCACCCGCAGCGTGAAGACCGACCGCGCGATCGGCAGCGGGCGCCCGGTCTCCGTGAGCGACAGGGCCGCGACCGCCAGCGTGTAGGCGCCGGTCTGCTCCGGCTGGAGCGTGACGGCGAGGTTGGCGAGCTTCCAGTCCGTCACCTCGACCATCGCGCGGTCCTCGGCGGTGGTGACCGCGTGGTCCGCATCGCTGAGCCGCGCGCCCTTCGGCAGGCCGAGGATGTAGGTGCTCCCCCCGGACCGGCCGGGCCGGTGTCGCACCTCGACCTGGAGGGGAATGGCCGTGCCCTGCTCGCCGGCGACGTCCCGCGCGGAGACGCGCGGCGCAGCCGGGTCGGGGGCGCCCGGCCCCGCCTCGTCCACCCGGGCGGGCGCCTCCGCGCGTGCGCCGGGGACGCCGCCCCAGCAGGCCTGAAGGACGAGCAGGGCGATCGGGATACCGGTCCTGCGGGCGTTCCGGCGAGGCGGAGCGACGGGCATCACGATCGACATCGAGACCTCCCTGCGATCGAACGGGCGGCGATGCCCGGCCCGGCCGCGGGGCGCATTGCCCCGGGCAAGAGCGCCACGGACCAGAACGTCAATCCTCGTCGCGCAGAAAGCGCGAATTGTTCTGTACCAGGAAGGTCTTTGTCTGAACTATAGAGACGACCCGCATTAACATATGCAAGAATTGAGTATGATGCGGGATACTGTGCCCAGACATCGGTCAGCCAGCGACCGACGGGCTCGGCGCCTCTCGAAACGTTCGTGCGAACCGGGCGTGGCGCTTAAGGCCGACGCGAGGGCGTCAGCCTCAGGCCCGGGGCGGGGCGCTCCAGCAGCACCTCGCGGCGGAAGCGCACGAGGCGGGCCGGGCGTCCGGCCGTGCCGCTGGTGACGTCCTCGGTCTCCTCCACCAGCCCCTGCTGCGCCACGAGGCGGCGGAAGTTCTGCTTGTGCAGCGGCGTACCGGCGAGCGCCTCTACGCTGCGCTGGAGCTGCAGCAGGGTGAAGGCCGGCGGCATCAGCTCGAACACGACGGGGCGGTACTTGATCTTGCCGCGCATCCGCCCGATCGCGGTGGCGAGGACCCGGCGATGATCGAAGGCCATCGGCACCCCGGTCGGGTCGCCCGGCACCGCCTGGCCCGCATTGCCCTGCGCCTCTGGGATCAGTCCGGCCTCGAACAGAAGCTCGTAGCGCTCCAGCACGCGCTCGTCGCTCCAGGTGCCGCCGCCGAGCCCGAAGGTCAGCCCCAGCCGGTCGGCGCGCAGGCGGCGCAGCTTCGCCTCCGCGGGCTCCGCGGCCCAGGCCTCGAGCCGGGCGGCGATCGCGTCGAGTTGCGGGGGACGGCCCTGGCGGAAATCCTCGTAGGGCAGGTAGCGGTACCAGTTCTGCCAGGCCGCCTCGGCGAGCCCGGCGGGCCGCTCCTCGCGCACCAGCGCCAGATAGGCCACCGAGAGCGTGTGGGCGCCGGCCGCCGCATCGCCCGAGCGGTCGCGATCGCCGAAGGTGTAGAGTTGCTCGACATAGCCGAGGCGCTGGTGCGTCTGCCGCTCGACCCAGGCGCGAAGCCCCCGCTCCAGGGTGGCGTGCTCGGAGACGAGTGGGCCCGCGGGCAGGCCGTCGTCGCGTCCCGGCGCCTGCCCGGGCACCCGGACCGTGAGCGCGCGCGGCTCGCCCTCGGTCGCCGCCACGATGACCGCGACGAGGCCGACGGAGGAGGGATTCTCCACCGCGCCGGGCGGCACCTCCCGCCCTTCCGTGCCCCGTACGTTCTCGACTCCGGACATGCTCGACATCGACAGGGAAACACTTGGACGGGGAAGCACTCGGGCCGCGCCCTTCCCGGAGCGCGACGCCTCGAAGCTTTGCGCGATACGCCGCCGCGCCGGGTGCCCTCTCACCGCACCATGAAAGGTTCGCGACAGGTTCTTAGCCGTACTTAGCCGCCCGCCGTCAACCGGAGCGCGTGCCCAGCCTTGCAAAGCGGGCGCCCGCGACCCAAACCGCTCGGAGGGCGGCGGTTGAGCGGGTTGTTCCGCGATCCGGCCGCGCATCCGCGGGAAGGCAACGATGAGCGGAAGTCCCCACGTCGACCTGAGACTCTACGGGCTCCTCGACGTCGGAATCTGCGGCGGCGACGGCGCGCGGCTCGCCGCGATGGCGGTCGAGGCCGCGTCCGGCGGCTGCACCCTGCTCCAGTACCGCGAGAAGGACATCCCGAACGCCCGCGCCGCGCTGGAGCGGATCCGCGCGATCCGGTCGGCGCTCGCCGGCCGCGTGCCGCTCCTCGTCAACGACCGGGTCGACCTGGCGCTGGCCGCCGGTGCCGAGGGCGTGCATCTCGGCCAGGGCGACATGCACCCGGCCGACGCGCGGGCGCTCCTTGGCGCGGGCGCGATCGTCGGGCTCACCCTGAAGACCGCCGCGCAGGCCGACGAGCTCTACCGCCTGCCAGTCGACTACGCCTGCATCGGCGGCGTGTTCGCGACCGGCAGCAAGGACAATCCGGACCCGCCGGTCGGCCTGGAGGGCCTCGCCCGCATCGTCTTCCGGGGGCGCCTCGCGCGCGGGACCTCCTTCCCTCTCGGCGCCATCGCGGGCATCGATTCGAGCAACGCCGCCGCGGTGATCGCCGCCGGCGCGGACGGCGTCGCGGTGATCTCGGCCCTGTTCGGGGCGGAGGCCGTCGAGGGCCGGGCGCGGGACCTGCGCGCCCGTGTGGACGCGGCGCTCGCCGAGCGGGGAGGGGCCCGATGATCGCCCTCACCATCGCGGGCTCGGATTCGGGCGGCGGCGCCGGGATCCAGGCCGACCTCAAGACCTTCTCGGCGCTCGGCGTCTACGGCGCCAGCGTGATCACCGCGCTCACCGCCCAGAACACGCTCGGCGTCCAGGCGATCCACGACGTGCCGGCCGATTTCGTGACGGCGCAGTGCGACAGCGTGTTCTCCGATCTCGCGGTGGCCGCGGTGAAGATCGGCATGCTGTCGCGCGCCCCCGTGATCGCGGCAGTGGCGGCTGCCCTCGACCATCATGCCGGGACGATCCCCGTGGTGCTTGACCCGGTGATGGTCGCGACCAGTGGCGACCGCCTCATCGGGGACGACGCGGTGGCGGCGCTCAGCAGTACCCTGATGCCGCGGGCCGACCTGATCACGCCGAACCTGCCGGAAGCCGCGGCCCTGCTGGACGAGG is from Methylobacterium radiodurans and encodes:
- a CDS encoding NUDIX hydrolase — its product is MSGVENVRGTEGREVPPGAVENPSSVGLVAVIVAATEGEPRALTVRVPGQAPGRDDGLPAGPLVSEHATLERGLRAWVERQTHQRLGYVEQLYTFGDRDRSGDAAAGAHTLSVAYLALVREERPAGLAEAAWQNWYRYLPYEDFRQGRPPQLDAIAARLEAWAAEPAEAKLRRLRADRLGLTFGLGGGTWSDERVLERYELLFEAGLIPEAQGNAGQAVPGDPTGVPMAFDHRRVLATAIGRMRGKIKYRPVVFELMPPAFTLLQLQRSVEALAGTPLHKQNFRRLVAQQGLVEETEDVTSGTAGRPARLVRFRREVLLERPAPGLRLTPSRRP
- a CDS encoding DUF1289 domain-containing protein, with amino-acid sequence MSQKPSSPCTKVCILDAETGLCRGCGRTRDEIAAWGLLGEPQRRAIMAGLAARLDAAYPSRAAEPAISG
- the cobS gene encoding adenosylcobinamide-GDP ribazoletransferase produces the protein MGERSSGGEADWPGRFLLHDLAACLRFYSRLPVPHLGPGDPYAAPDFTTVPRMLPVAGLILALPAAGALLAAWALGLGPFLAAVLALAVSVVVTGALHEDGLADVADGFGGATRERRLEIMRDSRIGAYGATTLVLALLLRIGALATLLDRVAAVAAVALLLAAALSRVAALLPMVLLGPARPDGLSSAVGRPSRGTLGVAAGFGLVLALLALPFGLPAHGILLMLLLSGLAALALTRLAASRIGGQTGDVVGACQQAAEIAGLLGLIACLPA
- a CDS encoding retropepsin-like aspartic protease family protein, giving the protein MIQYLAIAAILAVVAALIITDGTGSVAGVEPDTLAGVAFGVGTLVLVTAGYWRRFGSGLGVNLRHALIWLALGLACIVGYSYRDEIQGVRSRVVGELRPGTAVVSGQTVAIVRRQDGDFEVEAEVNGRVQTFAFDTGASAVVLTAENAAALGIRPGDNDFTTRVSTANGTAYAAPILIDAISIGPITERRIPALVARTGALAQNLLGQSFLTRLPGYEVRGDRLILRGR
- a CDS encoding TAXI family TRAP transporter solute-binding subunit; amino-acid sequence: MRAVRSCATAWRAAWRLACATAFALLLAAGLARDAAAQKRPAAQDSATETALSETLNANTVSIVTGTPGGTYFRTGADLAFVLDDGDRLRILPILGRGAGANAYDLRFLKGVDLGFVRTDTLDQLRQDKRLKEIEKRIHYIAKLFNDELHVIAPKEVGAVGELAGKRVSFDVKGSGTDYSGRAMFRELGVAVEAVNVDQPTALEMLRRGELDAVVSVAARPVAIVAGFEPAGRFHLVTVPYSDRIGEAYVPATLTGADYPKLVDGSKPVETLAVGTILGVYNHPKGSERYRKLERFTAAFFDRFDRFLAPQHHPKWREVNLAAAVPGWTRFQPAQDWLDSHRGDTPSQGEVERFLSEQPQGAAADKEAVYQAYLRWRRAERSEYGMARR
- the thiE gene encoding thiamine phosphate synthase, with protein sequence MSGSPHVDLRLYGLLDVGICGGDGARLAAMAVEAASGGCTLLQYREKDIPNARAALERIRAIRSALAGRVPLLVNDRVDLALAAGAEGVHLGQGDMHPADARALLGAGAIVGLTLKTAAQADELYRLPVDYACIGGVFATGSKDNPDPPVGLEGLARIVFRGRLARGTSFPLGAIAGIDSSNAAAVIAAGADGVAVISALFGAEAVEGRARDLRARVDAALAERGGAR
- the panB gene encoding 3-methyl-2-oxobutanoate hydroxymethyltransferase gives rise to the protein MSQVVQSRRRSAVDIAKAKAEGRKIISLTAYHAHTASILDPYCDFILVGDSLGMVMHGMESTLPVTLEMMILQAQAVMRGTSRALVVVDMPFGSYEASREQAFMSAARILKETGAGAVKLEGGARFAETVAFLTQRGVPVMGHIGLTPQSVNTMGGFRVQGRGPDGERLLLEDARAISEAGAFAIVLEGIVEPVARAIAAAPEVTAATIGIGASSTCDGQILVLEDMLGLSERTPKFVKQFGSLRAHIEGAVKTYAEEVRAGRFPEDAHTYADK